The nucleotide sequence GGGAGCAGAGGGTGACGGTGCCTGCGGAGATGAGCAAGGCACGCGAGATATTACTGCCATCGGCAGGGCTGTAGAGTGCCGTAACAAAAACGAACACGATGGGTAGCCAAGCGAGGGGGGACACGGGCTTGAAGATCTGAATCAACGGATTCATGGCGAGGTTAAAGCGCGGACTCAAACCGCATAGAAAGCCGAGCGGCACGGCGATGAGCGTGGCTGCACCGATGCCGATTCCTACCGTGATGAGGCTGGTGATAATCTGCGTGCCAAAGGTGGGCGGACCTGCGTAGCGTTTGCTACGGTAGTTCTCCGCTTTTTCACGGTACTGAGAGGCCGAAGAATTTTTTCCTGCGGCTTCGGCATCGCGGGCTTTCGTTTCCCACTTCTGCGCGATGGCTTCCATGCTGGCTTTGAACTCGGTTTTCTTCACCGCTTCATTGCGGGCGAATTCGCGCATACCTTGCCAGGCGCTCCACGTTTCTGCGGGGCTAGGGATACGCTGGCTATCGGTGTGAACGGTGTGCGAGCACAAGGTCCAAAAGCCCATAAACAGAGCGATGACCACCCCCGGCAGGACGGTATTCATGACGATCTGCTGCCACTGAGAGCGCACATCATGCCCGGCAATGAGGCGGATAATGGGGCTGAAGTAGCCTAGACCCAGCTTTTCAAGCAGGGCAGCACTGGCGAGCATTTTTAGAGGCTCCCGTTTGGCCTTCGAGGGCTCGGGCGGGGATGTGGACGATTCACAGGTGATGGTATTCATGGCGGCGGCGGCTTTCAGGGACAGGGGGAGATCACTTGAGTCCGATCTCGAAGGACTTAAGATAGTCATTGGGTTTGTGCCCATCGTAGGTCTTGCCATCGATGAACTCCGAGGTGGCCGGGCGGTAGCCATCTGTGCCGAGAGGGAAATCTGCTTCGGTGAAAAAACCTTCCTTGATCAGTAGCTTGGCGGCCTGCTCATACAAATCGGCTCGATAGACAGACTTTGCGGTTTCGGCATACCACGCGTCTGGCTTCTGTTCTTTCACTTGGCCCCAGCGCACCATCTGGGTCAGATACCAGACACAGTCACTCAGCCAGGGATAGGAGGCATGATGTTTGAAGAAGACATTGAAGTCAGGGGCAGGCCGCTTGTCTCCAGGCTCATATTCAAAGGTGCCAGTCATACTGTTGGCAATGACAGCTTCATCGGCGCCGACGTAGTTAGGGGCGCTCAGAATTTTGACGGCCTCTTTACGGTTCTCCGCATTGGCATCCAGCCATGCACAGGCACGAATGATTGCCTTGGTCAGTGCTAACGTGGTGTTCGGATTGGTTTCGGCAAAAGCCTTGGTGATGCCGAAGACCTTCTCTGGATTGTAGGCCCAGATTTCGTGGTCTGTGATCACTGGGACACCGATTTTTTTGAAAACGGCTTGCTGGTTCCAAGGTTCACCGACGCAGTAACCGACAATGGTGCCCGCTTCCAGAGTGGAAGGCATTTGCGGCGGCGGCGTGACGGAGATGACGAGGTCGCCATTGAGCACTCCAGGGATGTTTTCTTCGCCGGATTTCGGATCGAAGTAGTAGCCAGGACTGATCCCTCCAGCGGCTAACCAATAACGCAACTCATAGTTATGTGTGGAAACCGGGAAGACCATGCCGAACTGCAAGGGCTTGCCAGCGGATTTGGCTTCCATCACGATCGGCTTGAAAGAGTCCGCTTTGATCGGGTGTTCGGGTTTACCATCGCTACCCAGGGGGATGGCTTTTTTCATTTGCGCCCATACCGCATTGGATACCGTGATGGCGTTGCCATTGTAATCCAGGCTGACAGGAGTAATCACCTCGGCTTTCGTGCCAAAACCCACCGTGGCGCCAATGGGTTGTCCCGCCAGCATATGGGCACCGTCCAGCTCGCCAGAAATCACCCGGTCGAGCAGGACTTTCCAGTTCGCCTGGGCTTCGACTTCGACAATCAGGCCCTCGTCTTCAAAAAAACCTTTTTCCTTGGCAATGACGAGGGGTGCACAGTCGGTGAGTTTGATGAAGCCGAGGCGGAGTTGATCTTTCTCCACATCGAGCAGTTCGGTTTCTGCGCCGAAGGCGGAGAGGCTGAGGAGGGCCAAAAGGCCGGGTACAGTCAGGTAGGTCTGGGGTTTGCGCATGATGATTTGGCAATGGGTTAGGCTGATAGGGAAGGGGATGTTTTCTTGGTCTTGGACGCGGCGGTGGCGGCGGGCGGTAAGAGGTGATCCGCGCTCCAGCATTCACGCAGAGCCTCGGAAGCTTCGGCTCTTTGAGTCGCCAGGATGAGGCCGTGCTGGACGAACTGATTCAGCAGCCACATGCCCCGCTCATTCAGAGGTTCATTGGCCTCACGGCGGTGAAAGATGTGGAAGGCGGAGGCGTCCATGCTTTGGCCGGTGCCGAGGTCGAGAGGACCAATGAGGGACTTTTTCAAAATCGCTTCGCCATTGAGGAAGTAACCGCTGGCTGCCAGGATGCGGACGACCTCGGGGCGATTCTCTAAGACATCGCAAAAAGCGCAGGCCTCTCGCAGGGCGGCTGTGATGGCTTGGGCTTGGTCCAGATGACTGCTGATGAAACTCTCATTCATCAGCAACACTTTCTCAGGGTGATTGGGGGCCAATTGCTCGCTGGTGGCGACGATCCAACCAACGGCTTTATCCACGGCCACAGAGTTCCAAGGTTCTCCCACGCAGTAGCCATCGATCAGCCCGGCGGCCATGTTGGCGGCCATCTGAGTGGGGGGCAATGCGACGATGCGGACGTCTTGATCGGGATTGATACCACCCGAGATCAGCCACTGGCGCAGCAGGAAGTGGTGCGCTGCATAGCGGGAGACCATGCCGAAGGTGAGCCGCCGAGATGTGGTGCTGCGGATCAGTTTCTTTAGGCTGGCGGCATCCCGGACCCCGCGATTCCACAAGTCCCGGCTGAGGGTGATGGCATCTCCATGGAGATTGAAAACGAACGGAGCCACGACGCGAGAAGGTGGTGTGCTCAGACCTAACCGCATGGCTAGCGCGAGACCCGCGATGGCATGCGCAGCATCCACCTGGCCGTAGAGGAGCTTTTCCCGGATGGTGGCCCAGCCGACCTCGCAGCTCAGCTCCACCTGCACACCGTGCTTCCGAAAGAGATCTTGCTCTTTCGCCACCAGCAGAGGGGCACAGTCTGCCAGCGGGATAAACCCGATGCGGACTGGCTGAATGACCCCGGAGAGAGAGGGGCCTGAAACAAGGGCGGCTTTTGGCATAACGCCCTCCTTTATCAGCAGCGGTGGTGCCACCGTGCCAAACTCATGCAGAAACAACGCGCAATCTTTTTCACATGGTGTATGAATGATATTCATGGATCAGCCCCTCGATACTCGGCAGCTTCGCGCCTTTATCTCCCTCGCCCGCAGTGGTAGCTTCACGCAGGCCGGGCGGGAACTGCACCTCACTCAGTCAGCCATCAGTCATGGCATCAAGGCCCTGGAGACAGACCTCGACTGTCAGCTTTTTCATCGCCAGGGAAAGAGTGTTCATCTCACTCATCATGGTCGCGAGTTGCTGCCTCATGCAGAAACCATCATGCGCGCGATGAGTCAGGCACGTGCTTCTTTAGGGGCTCTGGATAAGAATCCGCGCGGGCGCCTAACCATTGGTTGCACACCAGCAGCGTCTCAATACATCCTGCCGACGGTTTTTCGCGAGTTTAAGGAAAGTTTCCCCCAGTATGAAATCCGTGTGTTGCCTGGGGAGACCCCGGAGATCATGGAGAAACTGCAGGACAATCAAGTGGACCTCGCGGTGACGTTGGGCCCGCCAGACACCTCACAACTCGTCTGCCAGACCATCTTCGAGGACGAGCTAGAGTTCCTGGTTTCTCCTCTGCATCCCTGGGTTTCGAAAGTGCCCAAGATTAAAGATGCGGTGACGGAGACCTTCATTGTTTCCAGTCGAAGCAGTCTGAATTTCCTGATGATCCAAGAGTATTTTTTGAAACAAGGAGTGCGTCTTCAGCACTTCATCGAGCTGGGGAGCAGTGAAGCCATCAAGGAACTGGCCAAACTGGGATTGGGCATCGCTGTGGCAGCGCGCTGGATTGCGCAGTCGGAGATTGCGGCGGGGCAACTCGTGCCCATTCGGCTACCCAAGGCCAAGCTGCGCCGCCGGTGGGTGACATCGTTTTTAAAGGGGCGTCCCTTGAATCTCGCCGAACGCACCTTTATCGGTTTGTGTGAAGAGGTGGGACGTCGGATGAATTGAGTTTTCTCGCTTCTCGCTTTTCCGCATGGATTCTGTTTCACCCTATCAGCATTGCTCCCGATGTGGTGCGGGAGCTTTGATTTCAGTCTCTCGACGAGAGTTTGTTTGTTCGCCTTGTGGTTATAGGCACTTCATTACGCCGGTGCCTGCCGCCGTAGCTTTGATCTTGGATGATGAGGGGCGTCTGCTCGTGACTCGTCGTGGTCACGAGCCTGGCTTTGGCAAACTTGGACTGCCGGGCGGGGTTATCGAGCCCGGTGAGACGGCCGAGGAAGCCGCATCTCGTGAGACCTTGGAGGAGGTGGGGCTCGCCGTTCCCGTGGGTGCCTTCGAATCTTTCCTGACTTTGCCTAACATCTATTGGTTTCAAGATTACCCATGGCCCACCTTGGATCTGTTTTATCTGGCTCGCGTGCCTAGCTTTGAAAGTGCGCAGGCTTGCCCTGAAGAAGTTTCCGAATTGTTCTTCATCTCGCTGGCCGAGGTTTCGGTGGCGGACTTCGCCTTTGAGTCCAATGCTCGTGCTGTGACCAAGCTGCAAGAATATGCTGCTCAGTCTGTTGTTAGCTTTCGTTCTCCTTCTCACCCATGACGCATTCACTTTTCGACCTTTCTGGAAAAAAGGCTCTCGTGACCGGTGGCAGTAAAGGCCTTGGCAAGGCCATGGCGCGCGGATTTGCTGAAGCCGGTGCGGATGTCATGATCTCTAGCCGTAGTGAAAATGAGCTGACAGCTGCGGCTGCCGAGATTCAGGAAGGTCTTTCGATCAAGGTGGAGTGGATGGTGGCCGACATGACCGACCGTGCCCAAGTGAAGGCCCTGGCTTCAGAGGCTGAGCAACGCTTGGGGAAAGTCGATATCTTGATCAATAACGCAGGGGCGAATCATCCCCAGGCAATCGATGAAATCACAGATGAGGTATGGGATCGAATGGTTGAGCTTGATCTTACCAGTTGCATGGCGCTGACTCGTTATCTCGTCCCGGGTATGAAGGAGAGAAAATGGGGACGTGTGATTCACATCTCGTCGGTGCTCGGAGTGGGCTCTAAAGAAAAGCGTAACGCCTACTCGGCCTGTAAAGCGGCTCTCATCGGTCTGGCTAAAGCTAGCGCCATCGACCTCGGCCCTTTCAACATCACCGTTAATTGCCTCTGTCCCGGTCCTTTTCTGACGGATCTGCCCATGAGCCTGCTCAGTGAGTCGGAGAAGCAAGCCTTTGCCAACCGCACGGCCCTTCAGCGCTGGGGACTCCCTCGTGAGCTTGCTGGACCGGCTCTCATGCTGGCCAGTGAGGCGGGGAGTTACATCACAGGGGAAGCTCTGCTGGTGGATGGCGGAGCGTTTGCTCGGGCTTTGTAATTACTATAAAGTTTGCTGGCGTTCTACGAGAGGTGTCGTTCAGTTAAATGGAATGTCTTCGGCTCCATCTCTCTCCATTCTCAATTCACCGCGTCTTGCCACAGGGCTCGTGGTCGTGACATTTTTGATTTATGCGGTCTTGGCGGTGCTGCGTCACTCGGATCACCCGATCTGGGATGAGGCCCGATATCTGGAATACGCGAGGAATCTGACGCATGGATTCTATGTGACGGACGAAGATCCTAACTTTGTCAATGGCCCGGCTTATCCCATCGTTTTGATGCCCTTCTGTCAGAGTCCGCAGGCCGCGCTCGGGGGGCGGTTATTGAATGCCTTTTTCATGGCGGCTACCGTGGCCTTTGTCTGGCTGACCGTCCGGCGTTATGCCAATGGCCCGTGGGCTCTGGCGGGAGCGGCCTTGACAGGGTTTCACCCCACCTTGTTATGGATGGGCTTCGCCCTGATGAGTGAACCCATGTCGGTTTTTTCTCTGACCGGTTTTGTCTTGGCCTTCACGACTGCACTCCGGCAGCGTAGCTGGGCCTGGAGCCTGCTTGCCGCTCTATTTTTCGGGTGGCTGATCATGACTCGCGTGTTCTTTGGGCACGTGTTGATGGCGACCGCCGTGCTCTGTCTAGCCTTGCTGCTCATCCGGGAATGGCGGGCAGCCCTCGTGCGGACACTGGCCATACTGGCGCTCTCCTTCGGGCTTTGTGTTCCCTACCTGGCCTACACTCAAGCTAAGACAGGGGAGTTTCTGTGCTGGTCCACAAACGCAGGCGAACTGCTTTACTGGATGAGCAGTCATCATGAGGGGGAAAACGGACACTGGTTTGGCAAGGCGGATGTTCGCTCCGTGCCTGAGGTGGCTGTTCTTCACGACGCCTTTTATGAGCAGGTGCTCAAGCATCCTATTCTGGAACGGGAGGCCATGCTGAAAGCGGCTGCTGTGGCCAATTTTAAGTCCAATCCAGGCAAGGTGGCTTACAATTGGGTATGTAACCTCACTCGCTTGGCTTTTGGATTCCCACGCTCTCATCAGCCGGAAGAACTCCGCACGGTCGTGCTCATCCTGGCCAATGGTCCCTTGATTCTGATGGCCATTGTGGCCGGATATCTCGGGCTGCGATTCTGGCGCACCATGCCTGTCGAAATCTGGATTCTCATGGGGATGACGGCTTTTTATCTCGGTGGAACGACCCTGGCCCCCTGTCTGCCGCGCTATTTTGTGCTGATGGTTCCCGTCCTCTGGTTGGGGGTGGCACAGGCTTGGCACCGTCACTTGCAGGTAACGATCAAGCCCTGAAAAGATCAAATCGGCACTGGAATTGAGCCGAGGAGGCGTTAACATCGTCCTCCCAGCCAAAGGCGTGCGTATGTCTTGGCACGGCTCTTTCCAACCTCTCTATGCCCAGCAAGAAGACTCCAGTCTGTGACTCCGTTGAATCCGTCATCGCGGACATCCACGCCGGCAGGATGGTCATTGTGACGGACGATGAAGATCGCGAAAATGAAGGTGATTTGATCTGTGCTGCCGAAGCCATCACCCCTGAAATGGTGACGTTCATGGTGCGAGAGGGGGGCGGAATGCTCTGCGTGCCGGTGTCGCTGGAGATCGCCACCCAGCTCAATTTGGAGAGCATGGTGCCGGAAAATCGGGAAGCTTTTCGGACGGATTTCACGGTCACGGTTGATGCTGCTGTCGGTATCACGACAGGTATCAGCTCCGCTGACCGGGCTCGCACCATCCGACTCTTAGCGGATGCGAAGAGCACCATTGCTGATTTCGTCCAACCTGGACACATCAATCCGCTCGTGGCGAAACCCGGGGGCGTTCTGCGCCGTGCTGGACATACTGAGGCGGCGGTGGATCTCTGCCGTCTGGCTGGCCTGCGTCAGGCGGGGGTGCTCATCGAAATCATGAATCCGGACGGCACGATGGCACGCATGCCGGATCTCAAGAAGTTTGCGAAAAAGCATAAACTCAAGATCTGTTCGATTGCGGATCTCATCGCTTACCGTCGCCGCAGCGAGAAGCTGGTGGAGAAAATGGAGGTGGTGGACATGCCCACCGACTTCGGAACTTTCAAGCTGCACCTGTATAAGAGCAGCCTGGATGGCGTGCATCATGTGGCTCTGGTGATGGGTGAGATCGATGCAGAGACACCCACCCTCGTGCGAGTGCACAGTGAGTGCCTTACCGGAGACATCTTTGCCTCCCGCCGCTGCGACTGTGGCAGTCAGCTACACGCTGCCATGAATAAAGTGTCCGAAGCCGGGCGCGGCGTCATCATCTACATGCGCGGTCATGAGGGGCGCGGGATCGGTCTGCACGGCAAGATCATGGCCTATAAACTGCAAGAGCAGGGTCTGGATACGGTTGAGGCTAATCTCAAGCTCGGCTTTGCGATGGACCTTCGGGACTATGGAATCGGTGCCCAAATCATCTCAGATCTCGGCGTGCGTAAGATTCGCCTCATGACCAACAATCCACGTAAAGTCGTGGGGCTGGAAGGTCATAAACTGGAGATTGTGGAGCAGGTGCCCGTGATCTCTCAGCCCAATCCGCACAATCAAAAATACCTGGAAACCAAAAAGAAGAAGCTCGGTCATAAACTCTAATGAGCGAAGTGTTTCCCTCCTGATTTCTTTCTCCTCCCTCCATGTCACAACACGGTCCCAGTCGTCCACGCCCCATCCAAGATCGCGTCTCCATCGCGATCGTGGCCAGTTTGTATAACAATCAGTTTGTCCAAGGCTTGCTGGATGCGGGTCGTGCGGAGTTGGAGGAATTGGCTCCCAATGCCATCATTACCGTTTACCGCGTTCCAGGAGCGTTTGAGATTCCGGTCTGTGCTGAACTGGTGATCAAAAACACCAAGCCGGATGCCGTCATCACCTATGGTGTCATTATCCGCGGTTCCACCGAGCACGCTGATCTCGTTGGGGCTTCCGTCACGGAGGCATTACAACAAATGGCCGTGCGTCATACCACTCCGGTGGTCCACGAGGTACTGCTGGTGAATTCTGAGGCTCAGGCGCAAGAGCGCTGCCTCGGCACTGAGATCAATCGTGGCACGGAAGCCGCCCAAGCGGCAGTCAATATGGTGGCGTTGTTCCGTAAAATGCGCGCCAATTTCACCGGTCAACCTGAAGAGCTTGCCTAAACCATGGGAAAACGACGCGAAGGACGCGAAGCTGCCGTCCAATTTCTCTTTGCTCATGAGCTTCATGGCGAGCACACGGCTGAAGAGCAGGAAGCCTTTTGGACCATTCATAATGCGAAGACCTCCGTGCGCACGTATGCGGAGACTTTGATTCAAGGTGTATTGGCGGATATTCCCGCCATCGACGCTCTGATCGAGCCCGTGCTGGAAAACTTCCGCATTCAGCGTCTTGCGGCCGTGGATCGTAATGT is from Prosthecobacter debontii and encodes:
- a CDS encoding NUDIX hydrolase is translated as MPAAVALILDDEGRLLVTRRGHEPGFGKLGLPGGVIEPGETAEEAASRETLEEVGLAVPVGAFESFLTLPNIYWFQDYPWPTLDLFYLARVPSFESAQACPEEVSELFFISLAEVSVADFAFESNARAVTKLQEYAAQSVVSFRSPSHP
- a CDS encoding CmpA/NrtA family ABC transporter substrate-binding protein, whose product is MPKAALVSGPSLSGVIQPVRIGFIPLADCAPLLVAKEQDLFRKHGVQVELSCEVGWATIREKLLYGQVDAAHAIAGLALAMRLGLSTPPSRVVAPFVFNLHGDAITLSRDLWNRGVRDAASLKKLIRSTTSRRLTFGMVSRYAAHHFLLRQWLISGGINPDQDVRIVALPPTQMAANMAAGLIDGYCVGEPWNSVAVDKAVGWIVATSEQLAPNHPEKVLLMNESFISSHLDQAQAITAALREACAFCDVLENRPEVVRILAASGYFLNGEAILKKSLIGPLDLGTGQSMDASAFHIFHRREANEPLNERGMWLLNQFVQHGLILATQRAEASEALRECWSADHLLPPAATAASKTKKTSPSLSA
- a CDS encoding SDR family NAD(P)-dependent oxidoreductase — encoded protein: MTHSLFDLSGKKALVTGGSKGLGKAMARGFAEAGADVMISSRSENELTAAAAEIQEGLSIKVEWMVADMTDRAQVKALASEAEQRLGKVDILINNAGANHPQAIDEITDEVWDRMVELDLTSCMALTRYLVPGMKERKWGRVIHISSVLGVGSKEKRNAYSACKAALIGLAKASAIDLGPFNITVNCLCPGPFLTDLPMSLLSESEKQAFANRTALQRWGLPRELAGPALMLASEAGSYITGEALLVDGGAFARAL
- a CDS encoding CmpA/NrtA family ABC transporter substrate-binding protein; the encoded protein is MRKPQTYLTVPGLLALLSLSAFGAETELLDVEKDQLRLGFIKLTDCAPLVIAKEKGFFEDEGLIVEVEAQANWKVLLDRVISGELDGAHMLAGQPIGATVGFGTKAEVITPVSLDYNGNAITVSNAVWAQMKKAIPLGSDGKPEHPIKADSFKPIVMEAKSAGKPLQFGMVFPVSTHNYELRYWLAAGGISPGYYFDPKSGEENIPGVLNGDLVISVTPPPQMPSTLEAGTIVGYCVGEPWNQQAVFKKIGVPVITDHEIWAYNPEKVFGITKAFAETNPNTTLALTKAIIRACAWLDANAENRKEAVKILSAPNYVGADEAVIANSMTGTFEYEPGDKRPAPDFNVFFKHHASYPWLSDCVWYLTQMVRWGQVKEQKPDAWYAETAKSVYRADLYEQAAKLLIKEGFFTEADFPLGTDGYRPATSEFIDGKTYDGHKPNDYLKSFEIGLK
- a CDS encoding LysR family transcriptional regulator — its product is MDQPLDTRQLRAFISLARSGSFTQAGRELHLTQSAISHGIKALETDLDCQLFHRQGKSVHLTHHGRELLPHAETIMRAMSQARASLGALDKNPRGRLTIGCTPAASQYILPTVFREFKESFPQYEIRVLPGETPEIMEKLQDNQVDLAVTLGPPDTSQLVCQTIFEDELEFLVSPLHPWVSKVPKIKDAVTETFIVSSRSSLNFLMIQEYFLKQGVRLQHFIELGSSEAIKELAKLGLGIAVAARWIAQSEIAAGQLVPIRLPKAKLRRRWVTSFLKGRPLNLAERTFIGLCEEVGRRMN
- a CDS encoding ABC transporter permease; this encodes MNTITCESSTSPPEPSKAKREPLKMLASAALLEKLGLGYFSPIIRLIAGHDVRSQWQQIVMNTVLPGVVIALFMGFWTLCSHTVHTDSQRIPSPAETWSAWQGMREFARNEAVKKTEFKASMEAIAQKWETKARDAEAAGKNSSASQYREKAENYRSKRYAGPPTFGTQIITSLITVGIGIGAATLIAVPLGFLCGLSPRFNLAMNPLIQIFKPVSPLAWLPIVFVFVTALYSPADGSNISRALLISAGTVTLCSLWPTLINTAVGVAGVDKDYLNVARVLKLNAWQRIWKIILPAALPLIFTGMRLSIGVGWMVLIAADMLAQNPGLGKFVWDTFQNGSTESMAQIVVAVFAIGFIGFILDRFMLALQRLVTFESQTL
- the nusB gene encoding transcription antitermination factor NusB, translated to MGKRREGREAAVQFLFAHELHGEHTAEEQEAFWTIHNAKTSVRTYAETLIQGVLADIPAIDALIEPVLENFRIQRLAAVDRNVLRLAVYELVHVPDVPAAVVINEAIEIAKALGAGESGSFVNGILHKIAQKVRSKSNT
- a CDS encoding ArnT family glycosyltransferase, translating into MSSAPSLSILNSPRLATGLVVVTFLIYAVLAVLRHSDHPIWDEARYLEYARNLTHGFYVTDEDPNFVNGPAYPIVLMPFCQSPQAALGGRLLNAFFMAATVAFVWLTVRRYANGPWALAGAALTGFHPTLLWMGFALMSEPMSVFSLTGFVLAFTTALRQRSWAWSLLAALFFGWLIMTRVFFGHVLMATAVLCLALLLIREWRAALVRTLAILALSFGLCVPYLAYTQAKTGEFLCWSTNAGELLYWMSSHHEGENGHWFGKADVRSVPEVAVLHDAFYEQVLKHPILEREAMLKAAAVANFKSNPGKVAYNWVCNLTRLAFGFPRSHQPEELRTVVLILANGPLILMAIVAGYLGLRFWRTMPVEIWILMGMTAFYLGGTTLAPCLPRYFVLMVPVLWLGVAQAWHRHLQVTIKP
- the ribH gene encoding 6,7-dimethyl-8-ribityllumazine synthase, which translates into the protein MSQHGPSRPRPIQDRVSIAIVASLYNNQFVQGLLDAGRAELEELAPNAIITVYRVPGAFEIPVCAELVIKNTKPDAVITYGVIIRGSTEHADLVGASVTEALQQMAVRHTTPVVHEVLLVNSEAQAQERCLGTEINRGTEAAQAAVNMVALFRKMRANFTGQPEELA
- a CDS encoding bifunctional 3,4-dihydroxy-2-butanone-4-phosphate synthase/GTP cyclohydrolase II, with the protein product MPSKKTPVCDSVESVIADIHAGRMVIVTDDEDRENEGDLICAAEAITPEMVTFMVREGGGMLCVPVSLEIATQLNLESMVPENREAFRTDFTVTVDAAVGITTGISSADRARTIRLLADAKSTIADFVQPGHINPLVAKPGGVLRRAGHTEAAVDLCRLAGLRQAGVLIEIMNPDGTMARMPDLKKFAKKHKLKICSIADLIAYRRRSEKLVEKMEVVDMPTDFGTFKLHLYKSSLDGVHHVALVMGEIDAETPTLVRVHSECLTGDIFASRRCDCGSQLHAAMNKVSEAGRGVIIYMRGHEGRGIGLHGKIMAYKLQEQGLDTVEANLKLGFAMDLRDYGIGAQIISDLGVRKIRLMTNNPRKVVGLEGHKLEIVEQVPVISQPNPHNQKYLETKKKKLGHKL